The segment GACGCGAAAAACAACATGCTGAGTGAGGGGAACAATGTCGAAAGCTGACATCGGCCTTATCGGGCTCGCCGTGATGGGCGAGAACTTGATTCTGAACATGGAGAGCAAGGGGTTCACGGTCGCGTGCTACAACCGAACCGTTGAGAAGGTGGACAAGTTCCTCGCGGGACGCGCCAAGGGCAAGAAGATCATCGGCGCACACTCGATCGAGGAGCTCGTCGCCGTGCTCAAGACACCGCGCAAGGTCATGCTCATGGTCAAGGCCGGCGCGGCCGTGGACGATTTCATCGACAAGCTCCTGCCGCACCTCGAAGACGGCGACATCATCATCGACGGCGGCAA is part of the Verrucomicrobiota bacterium genome and harbors:
- a CDS encoding NADP-dependent phosphogluconate dehydrogenase (catalyzes the formation of D-ribulose 5-phosphate from 6-phospho-D-gluconate), whose translation is MSKADIGLIGLAVMGENLILNMESKGFTVACYNRTVEKVDKFLAGRAKGKKIIGAHSIEELVAVLKTPRKVMLMVKAGAAVDDFIDKLLPHLEDGDIIIDGGNSHFPDTIRRTAYVESKGKLYIGTGVSGGEEGALTGPSIMPGGSPTAWAHVKPIFQTIAAKTDGAPCCDWVGENGAGHFVKMVHNGIEYGDMQMICETYQ